In Thiovibrio frasassiensis, one DNA window encodes the following:
- a CDS encoding phage protein Gp37 gives MLTQIEDAIVARIKTKLGSTAGMVAVQKGAEGIPHPAVYVSTEAAQFEKVTMQSYRQEVTIFVDVIFSHLASEGERRKGVYLILQGIVQTLLLQNLGLAIKALVPRNWKNVTTEEFREKGLIVYSLELATSFVITKLDEEEVADLLTVGFNYYLQDPADDGVADASDELTLL, from the coding sequence ATGCTTACCCAGATCGAAGATGCGATCGTCGCCCGCATAAAAACAAAGCTGGGCAGCACTGCCGGGATGGTTGCCGTGCAGAAAGGGGCCGAAGGTATCCCGCACCCGGCCGTCTATGTCTCCACCGAGGCGGCGCAGTTCGAGAAGGTCACCATGCAGAGCTACCGCCAGGAGGTGACGATCTTTGTTGATGTCATCTTCTCCCACCTGGCCAGTGAGGGTGAGCGGCGCAAGGGGGTGTATCTGATCCTGCAAGGCATCGTCCAGACCCTGTTGCTGCAAAATTTGGGGCTGGCCATCAAAGCCTTGGTGCCGCGCAACTGGAAGAATGTCACCACCGAGGAATTCAGGGAGAAAGGGCTCATCGTCTACTCGCTGGAGCTGGCTACCTCGTTTGTTATTACGAAGCTCGATGAAGAGGAGGTCGCGGATCTGCTCACGGTCGGCTTCAATTACTACCTGCAAGATCCGGCGGATGACGGAGTGGCCGACGCCTCGGATGAGTTAACCCTTTTGTAA
- a CDS encoding Mu-like prophage major head subunit gpT family protein, whose protein sequence is MIVNKANLEAVFINIKTTFNRAFDAAPSDWEKTTMKIPSGSSQNNYNWLSRFPKMREWIGDKVIKALAAFKYIVINKDWEATIAVDRNDIEDDTLGIYAIQAQEAGFSAKQLPGEIDTDLKNGAFANTCYDGQFFYDTDHPVGNGAEVPVASVSNKFAAVLSAANLAAVEASYGALRHAIMNFTDDEGRKLGLVPDLLEGPPALEAVMNIIATADKLQDNNPNPYKGTCTVKVNAGLTSATGYMLHVTSRPIKPFIYQERKAPVFVQATDPSSDAVFMRKEFKYGAEARAVGAYGLWQLSAASTGQG, encoded by the coding sequence CTGATCGTCAACAAGGCTAATCTGGAAGCGGTATTTATCAACATCAAAACCACCTTCAACCGGGCATTCGATGCCGCCCCATCCGACTGGGAAAAGACCACGATGAAGATCCCGAGCGGGTCGAGCCAGAACAACTACAACTGGCTGTCCCGTTTCCCCAAGATGCGGGAGTGGATCGGCGACAAGGTGATCAAAGCCCTGGCCGCTTTCAAGTACATCGTGATCAACAAGGACTGGGAAGCCACCATCGCTGTCGACCGTAACGACATCGAGGATGACACTCTGGGCATCTATGCCATCCAGGCGCAGGAGGCAGGGTTTTCCGCCAAGCAGCTTCCGGGCGAGATCGACACCGATCTGAAGAACGGCGCCTTCGCCAACACCTGTTATGACGGCCAGTTTTTCTACGATACCGACCATCCGGTGGGCAACGGCGCTGAGGTGCCGGTGGCTTCCGTCAGCAATAAGTTCGCCGCCGTACTCTCCGCCGCCAACCTGGCTGCGGTCGAGGCGAGCTATGGTGCGCTGCGGCACGCGATCATGAACTTCACCGATGACGAGGGCAGAAAGCTCGGGTTGGTTCCGGATCTTCTGGAAGGGCCGCCTGCGCTTGAAGCAGTGATGAACATCATCGCCACGGCAGACAAGCTCCAGGACAACAACCCCAATCCCTACAAGGGCACCTGCACCGTGAAGGTCAACGCCGGGCTTACCAGCGCTACCGGCTACATGCTGCACGTCACCAGTCGGCCGATCAAGCCCTTCATCTATCAGGAACGGAAGGCCCCGGTCTTTGTCCAGGCAACCGACCCGAGTTCCGACGCTGTCTTCATGCGCAAGGAATTCAAATACGGCGCCGAGGCTCGGGCCGTCGGAGCGTATGGCCTCTGGCAGCTCTCAGCCGCCTCCACCGGCCAGGGTTGA
- a CDS encoding YkgJ family cysteine cluster protein produces MNEEEKQKFEELREALEPIPQYFLKNYQFLTEEIQRSHEPVFYHIKKVYDFIDRYKRDYIDKFAVCKPGCAACCKIDVSLTLAEAEYIAFSCKIRMDYGEKQTSSHRSPCPFLSGDDYCKIYEVRPLNCRTFHAAANPGMCSPEDKANVLYGHAGRGYGDPIFAHMATMFWKIFNGSRLPRDIRDFFPS; encoded by the coding sequence ATGAACGAAGAGGAAAAGCAGAAATTTGAGGAACTGCGGGAGGCCCTAGAGCCCATCCCCCAATATTTTCTTAAAAACTATCAATTCTTGACCGAGGAAATACAACGATCACACGAACCTGTTTTTTACCATATCAAAAAGGTCTATGACTTCATCGACCGTTACAAGCGGGATTACATCGATAAATTCGCTGTGTGCAAGCCTGGTTGCGCGGCATGTTGCAAAATAGATGTCAGCTTGACGCTCGCAGAGGCTGAGTACATAGCTTTCTCTTGTAAGATTCGTATGGACTATGGCGAAAAACAGACATCTTCCCATAGAAGCCCATGCCCTTTTCTGAGCGGTGATGATTACTGCAAAATTTATGAGGTGCGGCCCCTTAACTGCCGGACATTTCACGCCGCAGCCAATCCAGGGATGTGTTCACCAGAAGACAAGGCGAATGTTCTTTACGGTCACGCAGGAAGGGGTTACGGCGACCCTATCTTTGCTCACATGGCTACTATGTTCTGGAAAATCTTTAATGGAAGCCGCCTACCGCGAGACATCCGGGATTTTTTTCCCTCTTAA
- a CDS encoding PBECR2 nuclease fold domain-containing protein, whose product MVEYGSLPFEEAETFFRNKVRIPTRQWDDLKKGQHARGFMIAGAQRDDMLCDFQTALRKGIEQGTTLEAFRQDFDQIVGRYGWSYNGGRGWRTRVIYDTNLRTSYMAGRYKQMTDPDVLAYRPFWRYRHGDSQRPRPQHLAWHGLVLAHDDGFWSSHYPPNGWGCKCSVEALSGRDVERLGKSGPDKAPPIVIDPKTGAPVGIDKGWDYNVGEAAWGKKLSETSMNEYRAQGAKAWERLTPGDWQSHGRKERIPADTPRAALGPKLTTTQAAAKALTGIMGAEERIYTLPSGGKMLVNAESLAAHVDLDRTPYLPLLPEVLEDPYETWLSFEQHKGTGKVVLRQRLIKLVQLDKKRGLLVTAQAKNGMLEAWTMVPTTKLDYINKQRNGKLLWGREEVGP is encoded by the coding sequence ATGGTTGAATACGGAAGCCTGCCCTTTGAGGAGGCGGAGACGTTCTTCCGCAATAAGGTCCGCATTCCCACGCGGCAATGGGATGACCTGAAAAAAGGCCAGCATGCCAGGGGCTTCATGATCGCCGGGGCGCAACGCGACGACATGCTCTGCGACTTTCAGACCGCGCTGCGCAAAGGCATCGAGCAGGGCACCACCCTGGAGGCGTTCCGCCAGGATTTCGACCAGATAGTGGGCCGCTACGGCTGGAGCTACAACGGTGGCCGGGGCTGGCGCACCAGGGTGATCTACGACACCAACCTGCGCACCTCGTACATGGCCGGGCGTTACAAGCAGATGACCGATCCAGACGTGCTCGCCTACCGGCCCTTTTGGCGATACCGCCACGGCGACAGCCAACGGCCACGGCCCCAACATCTTGCTTGGCACGGGTTGGTCCTGGCCCATGACGATGGCTTTTGGTCCAGCCACTACCCGCCCAACGGCTGGGGCTGCAAGTGCTCGGTGGAGGCGCTCTCCGGCCGCGATGTGGAACGGTTGGGCAAGAGCGGGCCGGACAAGGCCCCGCCCATTGTCATCGATCCGAAGACCGGTGCGCCGGTTGGTATCGACAAGGGCTGGGACTACAACGTGGGCGAAGCGGCCTGGGGCAAGAAGCTCTCGGAAACAAGCATGAACGAATATCGGGCGCAGGGCGCGAAGGCCTGGGAGAGATTGACCCCTGGGGATTGGCAGAGTCATGGCCGCAAGGAGCGCATCCCAGCCGACACCCCACGGGCAGCCCTCGGCCCCAAGCTCACCACGACCCAGGCTGCAGCCAAGGCCTTGACCGGGATCATGGGCGCAGAGGAGCGAATCTACACGCTGCCTTCAGGAGGCAAGATGCTGGTGAACGCCGAGAGCCTGGCCGCCCATGTCGATCTGGACCGCACCCCGTACCTGCCGCTGCTCCCGGAGGTGCTGGAAGATCCCTACGAAACGTGGCTCTCCTTCGAGCAGCACAAGGGAACCGGCAAGGTGGTGCTGCGGCAGCGGCTGATCAAGCTGGTGCAACTGGATAAGAAACGCGGCCTGCTGGTGACGGCTCAGGCGAAGAACGGAATGCTGGAAGCGTGGACGATGGTGCCGACAACGAAGCTCGACTACATCAACAAGCAGCGGAACGGGAAGTTGTTGTGGGGAAGAGAAGAGGTGGGGCCGTGA
- a CDS encoding holin family protein has product MGLDLTGLGSVADLAKGLVNRFFPPAMSDTEKAAAQIQIEQMLEQRETALIDLQRSVITAEMAQGDNYTKRARPTIVYFGLGAIGLVHVLLPVLAWLVLTLMGKPIVLPTIALPEQFWLTWGGVCSIWMIGRSAEKRGQSGKMLSLITGSK; this is encoded by the coding sequence ATGGGACTTGACTTAACCGGGCTCGGCTCGGTAGCCGACCTGGCCAAAGGCTTGGTCAACAGATTCTTCCCGCCCGCCATGAGCGACACGGAGAAGGCCGCCGCCCAGATCCAGATCGAACAAATGCTGGAGCAACGGGAGACCGCCCTGATCGATCTGCAGCGGTCGGTGATCACCGCCGAGATGGCCCAGGGCGACAACTACACCAAGCGGGCGCGGCCGACCATCGTCTATTTCGGTCTGGGCGCCATCGGCCTGGTCCATGTCCTGCTGCCTGTTCTCGCTTGGCTGGTCCTGACCCTCATGGGCAAGCCAATTGTCTTGCCCACGATCGCACTGCCGGAGCAGTTCTGGCTCACCTGGGGCGGGGTCTGTTCCATCTGGATGATCGGTAGGAGCGCGGAGAAACGCGGCCAGAGCGGCAAGATGTTGAGCCTGATTACAGGGTCGAAATAA
- a CDS encoding DUF935 domain-containing protein: MSLLDAYGRPIKSQDLTREHAAPSLTGVRTIWDDTVASGLTPMRLAGLLRGAVLGETYEYLTLAEEMEERDLHYACELGKRKLAVSRLPVTVEAYSDDAKDQKLADSIRSLVRKPGFRGLLKDLLDSLGKGYSASEIIWQRGAQWLPVRYEHRDPRFFQFDQVSRRELRLRDEADLMNGLPLAPYKFIVHVPHLKSGLPIRGGLARLAAWAWMCKNYTVKDWMAFAEVFGMPLRVGKYRPGANSDDISILKMAVANLGSDAAAVIPESMLIDLVERKGGAGGETVFQVLADWFDSQVSRGILGQTASSSGTPGRLGDDKLQSEVRDDIRDDDAEQLAETINRDLVRAYIDLNFGPQENYPQVILRDVSQEDVAAISDSLAKLVPLGLKVEQSVVRDRLGWPDPAPNAKPEDLLGSQPAALPPSIPAKAENRQRTCPGCGSARNSQGAASQDTVDLLAEQALADADGTDMVAEVYRLLAECGSLEEAHEKLLDIYDRIPLAATGEALGNRLFQAELTGRAEILDEAGNG, from the coding sequence ATGTCACTCCTCGATGCCTATGGCCGCCCCATCAAGAGCCAGGATCTTACCCGCGAGCACGCCGCGCCATCGCTCACCGGAGTGCGGACCATCTGGGACGATACCGTTGCCTCCGGACTCACCCCGATGCGGTTGGCTGGCCTGCTCCGTGGCGCTGTCCTGGGCGAGACCTATGAGTACCTGACCCTGGCCGAGGAGATGGAGGAGCGCGATCTCCATTACGCCTGCGAACTCGGCAAGCGCAAGCTCGCCGTCAGCCGGTTGCCGGTCACGGTCGAGGCCTACAGCGACGACGCCAAGGACCAGAAGCTCGCCGACAGTATCCGGTCGCTGGTGCGGAAGCCCGGCTTTCGTGGGCTGCTCAAGGATCTGCTCGACTCTTTGGGTAAAGGCTATTCGGCCAGCGAGATCATCTGGCAACGGGGTGCGCAATGGCTGCCGGTACGCTACGAGCACCGCGACCCGCGCTTCTTCCAATTCGACCAGGTCAGCCGCCGTGAGCTGAGGCTGCGCGACGAAGCGGATCTCATGAATGGCCTGCCGCTGGCCCCCTACAAGTTCATCGTTCACGTCCCGCACCTGAAATCAGGGCTGCCCATCCGAGGCGGCCTGGCCAGGCTCGCGGCCTGGGCCTGGATGTGCAAGAACTACACGGTCAAGGACTGGATGGCTTTTGCCGAGGTCTTCGGTATGCCCCTGCGCGTCGGCAAGTACCGGCCTGGGGCCAACAGCGACGACATCTCCATCCTCAAGATGGCGGTGGCCAACCTGGGCAGCGATGCGGCGGCGGTAATTCCGGAGTCGATGCTGATCGATCTGGTGGAGCGCAAGGGCGGCGCTGGCGGAGAGACTGTTTTTCAGGTGCTCGCCGACTGGTTCGACTCCCAGGTCAGCCGTGGCATCCTCGGCCAGACCGCGTCCAGCTCGGGCACCCCCGGCAGGCTCGGTGACGACAAGCTCCAGTCCGAGGTCCGAGACGATATCCGCGACGATGATGCCGAGCAGCTCGCCGAGACCATCAACCGTGATCTGGTGCGGGCGTATATCGATCTGAATTTCGGGCCGCAGGAGAACTATCCCCAGGTCATCCTCCGCGACGTGAGCCAGGAAGATGTGGCGGCAATCTCCGACTCCCTGGCCAAGCTGGTGCCGCTTGGTCTCAAGGTCGAGCAGAGCGTGGTTCGAGACCGCCTGGGCTGGCCGGACCCTGCTCCCAATGCCAAGCCGGAAGATCTGCTGGGCAGCCAACCAGCTGCGCTCCCGCCAAGCATCCCTGCCAAGGCCGAGAACCGGCAGCGGACTTGTCCTGGTTGCGGCTCGGCCAGGAACAGCCAGGGCGCCGCCAGTCAGGACACCGTGGATCTGCTCGCCGAGCAGGCCCTGGCCGACGCGGACGGCACCGACATGGTGGCCGAAGTGTACCGCCTGCTGGCCGAGTGCGGCAGCCTGGAAGAGGCCCATGAGAAGCTGCTCGATATCTACGATCGCATTCCGCTGGCCGCTACCGGCGAGGCCCTGGGTAACAGATTGTTCCAGGCGGAGCTGACCGGCCGGGCCGAGATCCTCGACGAGGCTGGCAATGGTTGA
- a CDS encoding phage protease has product MRKKCTGIAMNSQADRGACAALNFEFHPGAVVPDWIMLLPAGPEIKGRDGRSWLMADADARTIIDTFVADKQDLPVDIEHATELKAPKGDSAPAVGWIKELELRDDGSIWGRVEWNNDGGFTVSNRQYRYISPVFRYHKLTKQILRLTSAALTNQPNLALQALNTEGQLEHEEEPAMKKIYAALGLADTATETEALNAITKLQGDLATAANRAETPSLASFVPRADYDTALNRAAKAEQTIADLKKADMETAINTEISAALAAGKITPATVDYHKASCRQEGGLDRFKDFVKAAPTVADDSGLDGKDPDKDKGLALNADQTKIAEMFGNSAEDLKKYGAQA; this is encoded by the coding sequence ATGCGCAAGAAATGTACGGGCATTGCCATGAACAGCCAGGCCGATCGCGGCGCCTGTGCGGCCTTGAATTTCGAGTTTCATCCGGGAGCGGTCGTACCGGACTGGATCATGCTGCTCCCGGCCGGACCGGAGATCAAGGGCAGGGACGGCAGAAGCTGGCTTATGGCCGATGCCGATGCACGGACGATCATCGATACCTTTGTCGCCGACAAACAGGATCTGCCGGTGGACATCGAGCACGCCACCGAGCTGAAGGCGCCAAAGGGTGATAGTGCCCCGGCGGTTGGCTGGATCAAGGAGCTTGAACTGCGTGACGACGGCAGCATCTGGGGCCGGGTGGAATGGAACAACGACGGCGGCTTCACGGTGAGCAACCGCCAGTACCGCTATATCTCTCCGGTTTTTCGCTATCACAAACTGACCAAGCAGATCCTGCGGCTGACCTCAGCCGCTTTGACCAACCAGCCGAATCTGGCACTACAGGCCCTCAACACCGAGGGACAACTCGAACACGAGGAGGAACCAGCAATGAAGAAGATCTATGCGGCCCTCGGCCTGGCCGATACAGCCACCGAGACAGAGGCGTTGAACGCCATCACCAAACTGCAGGGCGATCTGGCCACTGCCGCCAATCGGGCAGAGACCCCCAGCCTGGCCAGCTTCGTACCCAGGGCAGATTACGACACGGCCCTGAACCGGGCAGCCAAGGCGGAGCAGACCATCGCCGACCTGAAAAAGGCGGATATGGAAACCGCCATCAACACCGAGATCTCCGCTGCGCTGGCCGCTGGCAAGATCACCCCGGCCACGGTCGATTATCACAAGGCAAGCTGTCGGCAGGAAGGCGGGCTCGATCGCTTCAAGGACTTCGTCAAGGCAGCGCCGACGGTCGCCGATGACTCCGGCCTGGACGGCAAGGATCCGGATAAGGACAAGGGGCTGGCCCTGAACGCCGACCAGACCAAGATCGCCGAGATGTTCGGAAACTCGGCCGAGGATCTCAAGAAGTACGGCGCACAAGCGTAA
- a CDS encoding Mor transcription activator family protein, whose translation MPSIEELPGDLRLIAEVIGVRPTMQLAQVFGGTPLYIVKIDGFARRLRDKAFREEFDQRTGRGETATAVVRDIARSRGLCERQLWNIVNAQDERQMRMW comes from the coding sequence ATGCCCTCTATCGAGGAGCTGCCGGGCGATCTGCGTTTGATAGCCGAGGTGATCGGCGTTAGGCCAACCATGCAACTGGCCCAGGTGTTCGGCGGCACCCCGCTGTACATCGTCAAAATCGATGGCTTTGCTCGTCGGCTGCGTGATAAGGCTTTTCGTGAGGAGTTCGACCAGAGAACGGGACGAGGAGAAACCGCCACAGCCGTGGTGCGGGATATCGCCAGGAGCCGTGGTCTGTGTGAGCGCCAGCTCTGGAATATCGTAAACGCCCAGGACGAGCGGCAAATGAGGATGTGGTGA
- a CDS encoding gp436 family protein — MYCTLVDIRATVPENDLIQLTDDTTPPVAVNQVNVDRAITDAGELIDGYLRGRYTLPLSPVPGLLNTLAADVAIYRLYARRIKLTPPEGVTERYKSALKILEQIQTDKISLGSEGSGGAATPEAGGAVVSGPARLFSRDSMRGF; from the coding sequence ATGTACTGCACCTTGGTTGATATCCGGGCAACGGTTCCGGAGAATGATCTGATCCAGTTGACCGACGATACGACCCCGCCGGTTGCGGTCAATCAGGTAAATGTGGACCGGGCCATCACCGATGCCGGTGAGCTGATCGACGGCTATCTCCGTGGGAGGTACACCCTGCCCCTCTCCCCGGTGCCTGGGCTGCTCAATACCCTGGCCGCCGACGTGGCGATCTACCGGCTGTATGCCAGGCGGATCAAGCTCACCCCGCCGGAGGGCGTTACCGAGCGGTACAAGAGTGCCCTGAAGATCCTGGAGCAGATCCAGACCGACAAGATCTCTCTCGGGTCGGAAGGTAGCGGCGGCGCGGCGACCCCGGAGGCAGGCGGGGCTGTTGTGTCCGGCCCGGCCAGACTATTCAGCCGCGACAGCATGCGAGGGTTCTAA
- a CDS encoding phage virion morphogenesis protein, producing the protein MAGAFTLISKIDDSQIVRALDRRHAKAGRLAPAFKNIGEVVLRSTQDRFGSQTDPDGRPWQKLKASTIASKSLRGHSGKILIGRRYLVDSIRYQASDAGVRIGTNRIYGAIHQFGGKTKPHVIKPKNKKALAWPGGRHPARAVNHPGSDIPARPFLGLSRQDRDRVLEVVSDHLGMKT; encoded by the coding sequence ATGGCCGGAGCCTTCACCCTCATAAGCAAGATCGACGACAGCCAGATCGTCAGGGCTCTTGATCGCCGGCACGCCAAAGCTGGCAGGCTTGCTCCGGCCTTTAAAAACATCGGCGAGGTGGTGTTGCGATCCACCCAGGATCGATTCGGCAGCCAGACAGATCCGGACGGGCGGCCCTGGCAGAAACTCAAGGCTTCTACCATTGCCAGCAAGTCCCTGCGCGGTCACAGCGGCAAGATCTTAATCGGCCGCCGCTATCTCGTGGACTCGATCCGGTACCAGGCGAGCGATGCCGGAGTGCGAATCGGCACCAACCGGATCTACGGCGCGATCCACCAGTTCGGCGGCAAGACGAAGCCGCATGTGATCAAGCCGAAAAACAAGAAGGCTCTTGCCTGGCCAGGGGGGAGACACCCGGCCAGAGCGGTTAATCACCCTGGGTCCGATATCCCGGCGCGGCCATTCCTGGGGCTCTCGCGGCAGGACCGTGACCGGGTACTGGAGGTGGTCTCTGACCATCTCGGGATGAAAACGTAA
- a CDS encoding HI1506-related protein — MALRITAQNDGFRRCGIPHPAQPTDHPAGRFTEEQIAILKADPMLTVVEIEDAPDPEAEKKAQAEKEAAEKKVAADKEAAEKDAADKKAAADKEATEKDAADKKAAADKEAAEKDAADKKAATDKEASEKKAVAGKKTPASGQKK; from the coding sequence ATGGCGCTACGTATCACTGCCCAAAACGACGGCTTCCGGCGTTGCGGAATTCCGCACCCCGCCCAGCCAACCGACCACCCGGCCGGACGCTTTACCGAGGAACAAATTGCGATCCTCAAGGCTGACCCCATGCTGACCGTGGTCGAGATCGAGGATGCACCCGATCCCGAAGCTGAGAAGAAAGCCCAGGCCGAGAAGGAAGCTGCGGAGAAGAAGGTTGCTGCTGACAAGGAGGCCGCTGAGAAAGACGCCGCCGACAAGAAGGCTGCTGCCGACAAAGAGGCCACTGAGAAAGACGCCGCCGACAAGAAGGCTGCTGCCGACAAAGAGGCCGCTGAGAAAGACGCCGCCGACAAGAAAGCTGCTACCGACAAAGAGGCTTCGGAGAAAAAGGCTGTCGCTGGCAAGAAGACTCCCGCTTCCGGGCAGAAAAAATAA
- a CDS encoding TraR/DksA C4-type zinc finger protein, whose protein sequence is MQHHEPRDEGEVAADYQAKLNEAGLADHRAKMSRQLATPSLEICEDCEEKIPAERRKKQPGCPRCVACQSLHERLRGGM, encoded by the coding sequence ATGCAGCATCACGAACCCAGAGACGAGGGCGAAGTGGCCGCGGATTACCAGGCCAAACTCAATGAGGCTGGCCTGGCCGATCACCGGGCAAAAATGAGCCGGCAGCTCGCGACTCCGTCTTTGGAGATCTGCGAGGACTGCGAAGAGAAAATCCCGGCGGAACGCCGCAAGAAACAACCGGGCTGCCCCCGCTGCGTGGCGTGTCAGTCACTCCATGAACGCCTGAGAGGGGGGATGTGA
- a CDS encoding regulatory protein GemA: MMNRADLAKIHIAKKELGITDEAYRDMLHLHFQVDSAKDLKPQQVVVLLNKFRAKGWRPKKSTAVKHGRSGHIRKNDNFIEIKPGPNAKQQRYILALWNSLGYDVARLHARCKKQFNVERFEWLEDDHDLFVLVTDLRQRCMNVGIDPEPN, translated from the coding sequence ATGATGAACAGAGCTGATCTTGCCAAGATCCACATCGCCAAGAAAGAGTTGGGCATCACCGACGAGGCCTACCGGGATATGCTGCACCTGCATTTCCAGGTGGACAGCGCCAAGGATCTCAAGCCCCAGCAGGTGGTGGTGCTGCTCAATAAGTTCCGGGCCAAAGGGTGGAGGCCAAAGAAAAGCACGGCTGTAAAGCATGGCCGCTCTGGCCATATCCGCAAGAACGATAACTTTATCGAGATCAAGCCGGGGCCGAATGCCAAGCAGCAGCGCTACATCCTGGCCCTGTGGAATTCCCTGGGCTATGACGTTGCCAGGCTGCATGCCCGCTGTAAAAAGCAGTTTAACGTGGAGCGGTTCGAATGGCTGGAAGATGACCACGATCTGTTCGTCCTGGTCACGGATCTGCGTCAGCGGTGCATGAATGTCGGCATCGATCCGGAGCCGAATTGA
- a CDS encoding D-Ala-D-Ala carboxypeptidase family metallohydrolase, with the protein MSPMATKHFSINELKCKCGCDRMEIPPAFLDKLEDLRVALDRPMIITSGYRCPKHNAEVSETGDVGPHTVGAVDIAISGADAHKLLQLAFMIGFTGVGIKQKGPFAARFIHLDDMPPTTHPRPRVWTY; encoded by the coding sequence ATGAGTCCCATGGCTACCAAGCATTTTTCAATCAATGAACTGAAGTGCAAATGCGGCTGCGATCGCATGGAAATCCCGCCAGCCTTCCTCGACAAGCTGGAGGATCTGCGGGTCGCCCTTGACAGGCCCATGATCATCACCTCCGGCTACCGCTGCCCCAAACACAACGCGGAAGTCTCCGAGACCGGCGATGTCGGGCCGCACACCGTGGGCGCAGTAGATATAGCCATCTCCGGAGCGGACGCCCACAAGCTCCTGCAGCTGGCCTTCATGATCGGCTTTACCGGGGTCGGCATCAAACAGAAGGGGCCGTTCGCAGCCAGGTTCATTCACCTGGACGATATGCCGCCCACCACCCATCCGCGCCCTCGGGTGTGGACCTACTAG